Proteins from a genomic interval of Aureimonas sp. AU20:
- a CDS encoding ABC transporter substrate-binding protein: MKRGLASAAVAVMALIATGALAQTKETLTIDLPGEAATLDPHLQWNTESYTIYRNIFDNLLTRNAAGEIVPQIATKWAYDNDTTLTFTIRDDVTFQDGTKLTAEDVAFSVNRIIDPALKSPQLSQFDQIQSAEVVDPVTVRLKTKSAYPALLAQLVKLSIVPKAYVEKVGDAEFNLKPVGSGPYKLVEWKKGVETDLAAYDAYWRGKPPFPRVVFRAVPDVSTRIADLQTGKADLAREVPPDQAFSLKDGADTQLLSAPTERVGYLYLNAQAGPTKDVRVRQAIAYAIDRQGLVDALLEGYGKPVNIVGAEPIFGYTAEVEGYAYDPDKAIELIKQAGAEGATVEFLTSPSYSRALVEAIQQMLNEVGLNVEIASSDQATFLKRRQGEAANAGGMALGLWSCACQDADGIIFPLFRSGGIWAKYENTNYNALVDEARTILDGDKRLGLYKQAYEILREDVPGIGLYQVYALYGASKKLQWQPTANEAMFVMDMSWQP, encoded by the coding sequence ATGAAACGAGGACTGGCATCCGCCGCCGTTGCCGTCATGGCGTTGATCGCGACCGGTGCTCTGGCCCAGACCAAGGAAACGCTGACGATCGATCTGCCCGGCGAGGCCGCGACGCTCGATCCCCATCTCCAGTGGAACACTGAGAGCTATACGATCTACCGCAACATCTTCGACAACCTTTTGACCCGGAACGCGGCGGGCGAGATCGTGCCTCAGATCGCAACGAAGTGGGCCTACGACAACGACACGACGCTCACCTTCACGATCCGCGACGACGTCACCTTTCAAGACGGCACGAAGCTGACCGCTGAGGACGTCGCCTTCTCGGTGAACCGCATCATCGACCCGGCGCTGAAGAGCCCGCAACTTTCGCAGTTCGACCAGATCCAGTCGGCCGAGGTGGTGGACCCGGTGACGGTCCGCCTCAAAACCAAGTCGGCCTATCCTGCGCTTCTGGCGCAGCTCGTGAAGCTCTCGATCGTGCCCAAGGCCTATGTAGAGAAGGTGGGTGATGCCGAATTCAACTTGAAGCCGGTCGGCAGCGGTCCCTACAAGCTTGTGGAATGGAAGAAGGGCGTCGAAACCGACCTTGCGGCCTACGACGCGTACTGGCGCGGCAAGCCGCCCTTCCCGCGCGTCGTGTTCCGCGCCGTGCCCGACGTCTCGACCCGCATCGCCGACCTCCAGACCGGCAAGGCTGATCTCGCGCGCGAGGTACCCCCCGACCAAGCCTTCAGCTTGAAGGACGGCGCCGATACCCAGCTCCTGTCGGCTCCGACCGAACGGGTGGGCTATCTCTACCTGAACGCCCAGGCCGGCCCGACCAAGGACGTTCGCGTCCGACAGGCCATCGCCTACGCGATTGACCGGCAGGGCCTCGTGGACGCGCTGCTCGAGGGCTACGGCAAGCCGGTCAACATCGTCGGGGCTGAGCCGATCTTCGGCTACACAGCCGAGGTCGAGGGCTATGCCTACGATCCCGACAAGGCGATCGAGCTAATCAAGCAGGCCGGCGCCGAAGGCGCGACGGTCGAGTTCCTGACCTCCCCCTCCTACAGCCGGGCGCTCGTGGAGGCGATCCAGCAGATGCTGAACGAGGTCGGCCTCAACGTCGAGATCGCCTCCAGCGATCAGGCGACCTTCCTGAAGCGCCGGCAGGGCGAGGCGGCGAATGCCGGCGGAATGGCGCTCGGCCTCTGGTCTTGCGCCTGCCAGGACGCGGACGGCATCATCTTCCCCCTGTTCCGCAGCGGCGGCATCTGGGCGAAGTACGAGAACACGAACTACAACGCGCTGGTCGACGAGGCGCGCACGATCCTCGACGGCGACAAGCGCCTCGGACTTTACAAGCAGGCCTACGAGATCCTGCGCGAGGACGTTCCGGGTATTGGCCTCTACCAGGTCTACGCGCTCTACGGCGCCTCCAAGAAGCTCCAGTGGCAGCCCACCGCCAACGAGGCCATGTTCGTAATGGACATGAGCTGGCAGCCGTAA
- a CDS encoding ABC transporter permease, which yields MLSYAVQRFLQAIVAIFGVLTIVFVVMHLSGDPTLLLVPQDASAEMIAELRRQLGFDRPISVQYLDYLAGLFRLDFGLSVVQRVPALDIVLSRLPYTIQLAAGALLIAVGVGIPAGIVMATRRGTAVERLLTAIVVTGQSVPTFLSGILLIFVFGVTLRWLPTSGSGEWSAMIMPSIALGALSMSTFARMTRISIVDELSKDYVRAGRARGLSLAQVVARHVLRNASIPVITIAALEIGNLLAGAVIVETVFAWPGIGQLAIQSIQSRDFLVVQVIVLLISFVYVMTSVLADFVYVLVDPRIRLAR from the coding sequence ATGTTGAGCTACGCCGTCCAGCGCTTCCTGCAAGCGATCGTCGCGATCTTCGGCGTGCTTACGATCGTGTTTGTCGTGATGCATCTGTCGGGGGACCCGACGCTGCTCCTGGTGCCCCAGGATGCCTCGGCCGAAATGATCGCCGAGTTGAGGCGCCAGCTCGGCTTCGACCGGCCCATCTCGGTCCAGTATCTCGACTATCTTGCCGGACTCTTCCGGCTGGACTTCGGTCTTTCCGTCGTCCAGCGCGTGCCCGCCCTCGACATCGTCCTGTCGCGCCTGCCCTACACGATCCAGCTGGCGGCAGGCGCGCTTCTCATCGCGGTCGGCGTCGGCATCCCGGCGGGCATCGTCATGGCGACGCGACGCGGGACCGCCGTTGAGCGTCTCCTGACCGCGATCGTGGTGACCGGTCAGAGCGTGCCGACCTTCCTGTCGGGCATCCTCCTGATCTTCGTGTTCGGCGTCACGCTGCGCTGGCTACCGACGTCCGGCTCGGGTGAATGGTCCGCCATGATCATGCCCTCCATCGCGCTGGGGGCTCTCTCCATGTCAACGTTTGCGCGTATGACCCGCATCTCGATCGTGGACGAGCTGTCCAAGGACTATGTGCGGGCGGGTCGCGCGCGCGGCCTGTCGCTGGCCCAGGTCGTCGCGCGGCACGTCCTTCGCAACGCCTCGATCCCCGTGATCACGATCGCCGCGCTGGAGATCGGCAACCTCCTCGCCGGCGCGGTGATCGTCGAGACGGTGTTCGCCTGGCCCGGCATCGGGCAGCTCGCGATCCAGTCCATCCAGTCGCGCGACTTCCTGGTGGTTCAGGTGATCGTGCTCCTGATCTCCTTCGTCTACGTCATGACCAGCGTGCTCGCGGACTTCGTCTACGTCCTCGTCGATCCGCGCATCCGGCTGGCGCGATAG
- a CDS encoding ABC transporter permease: protein MTVPALALRRRARRVPPSVVVVLLILAAIVLLTVLAPYVAPFDPNRQTLLARLKPPGFTYRGATYWLGTDDLGRDLLSRTLYGAGVSLGVASLSVVVSTMVGVTLGMLAGWFRGWTETVIMRLVDIMMSIPAILLAVLTVAVLGPGFQKLVLVLALTRWPRYTRVAYAQTLQVANLPFIKASELAGAGAMRILFHHVLPNIAGPILIVMTAEFGLMILFESGLSFLGLGIQPPSASWGSIMSVGRQYIERAPWIVAVPGACLFLLVFSVNVVGDWLRDQLDPRSRTR, encoded by the coding sequence ATGACCGTGCCCGCCCTCGCCCTTCGCCGGCGCGCACGCCGCGTCCCCCCTTCGGTGGTCGTGGTGCTCCTTATCTTGGCGGCGATCGTCCTTCTAACGGTGCTCGCCCCCTACGTCGCGCCCTTCGACCCCAACCGGCAGACGCTCCTCGCCCGTCTGAAGCCTCCCGGCTTCACCTATCGCGGCGCGACCTACTGGCTCGGCACGGATGATCTCGGCCGCGACCTTCTGTCGAGGACGCTCTATGGGGCCGGCGTGTCGCTCGGCGTCGCGAGCCTTTCGGTGGTGGTCTCGACGATGGTCGGCGTCACGCTCGGCATGCTGGCCGGGTGGTTCCGGGGCTGGACCGAGACGGTGATCATGCGCCTCGTCGACATCATGATGTCGATTCCTGCGATCCTGCTGGCCGTCCTGACGGTGGCGGTGCTGGGACCGGGCTTTCAGAAGCTCGTGCTGGTTCTCGCCCTCACCCGCTGGCCCCGCTACACACGCGTTGCCTACGCCCAGACGCTGCAGGTGGCGAACCTGCCTTTCATCAAGGCCTCGGAGCTGGCGGGCGCGGGGGCGATGCGCATCCTCTTCCACCATGTCCTGCCCAACATCGCGGGACCGATCCTGATCGTCATGACCGCCGAGTTCGGCCTGATGATCCTGTTCGAGTCGGGTCTCTCCTTCCTCGGTCTCGGCATCCAGCCGCCGTCCGCCAGCTGGGGTTCGATCATGAGCGTCGGGCGCCAGTACATCGAGCGCGCGCCCTGGATCGTTGCGGTTCCAGGCGCCTGCCTCTTCCTGCTCGTCTTTTCCGTCAACGTCGTAGGCGACTGGTTGCGAGACCAGCTCGACCCGCGCTCGCGAACCCGCTGA